Proteins found in one Solitalea lacus genomic segment:
- a CDS encoding chorismate mutase, producing MKSFNVLPLNDWFPSGNEPLVIAGPCSAETEDQVMATAHGLKKTGKVSLFRAGVWKPRTRPGEFEGHGAEALKWLQRVKEETGFPVTCEVATAKHVEESLEAGVDVLWIGARTTVNPFSVQEIADALKGVDIPVMIKNPVNPDLSLWIGGIERLHRAGINKLVAIHRGFSSFEKSAFRNEPMWEMAINLKTQHPELPIIVDPSHICGNRELLPYISQKAMDLDMQGLMIESHINPQTAWTDAKQQVTPEALVTLINNLTLRKPESQNVEFVSKLEQLRQQIDKLDDQIIQKMAERMSIVEKIGEYKRDNDVTILQVNRWEEIMAKRTSFAKALNLSEPFTHRLLDLIHSESIRRQTEIMNTKPVEHA from the coding sequence ATGAAATCATTCAACGTCCTTCCATTAAACGACTGGTTCCCAAGCGGCAATGAACCGTTAGTAATTGCCGGACCATGCAGTGCCGAAACAGAAGATCAGGTTATGGCAACCGCGCATGGATTGAAAAAAACAGGAAAAGTTAGCTTATTCCGTGCAGGTGTTTGGAAACCGCGTACTCGTCCAGGTGAATTTGAAGGACATGGCGCTGAAGCCTTAAAATGGTTACAACGCGTAAAAGAAGAAACCGGATTTCCGGTAACTTGTGAAGTTGCTACAGCAAAACACGTGGAGGAGTCGTTGGAAGCAGGCGTTGATGTTTTATGGATAGGAGCTCGCACAACAGTAAATCCTTTTTCGGTTCAGGAAATTGCAGATGCTCTTAAAGGTGTTGATATTCCGGTAATGATTAAAAATCCTGTAAACCCTGATTTATCATTATGGATCGGAGGAATTGAGCGTTTACACCGTGCAGGTATCAACAAATTGGTCGCTATTCACCGTGGATTCTCTTCATTCGAAAAATCGGCTTTCCGCAATGAACCAATGTGGGAAATGGCTATCAACTTAAAAACACAGCACCCGGAACTGCCAATTATTGTTGACCCAAGTCACATTTGCGGTAATCGTGAGTTGTTGCCTTACATTTCGCAAAAAGCAATGGACCTTGACATGCAGGGATTAATGATCGAAAGCCATATTAACCCGCAAACAGCTTGGACTGATGCAAAACAACAAGTTACACCTGAAGCGCTCGTTACTTTGATTAACAATTTAACGTTGCGTAAACCAGAATCACAAAACGTAGAATTTGTAAGTAAATTAGAACAACTTCGCCAACAGATTGACAAACTTGACGACCAGATAATCCAAAAAATGGCTGAGCGTATGTCAATTGTGGAAAAAATCGGTGAATACAAACGTGACAACGACGTTACTATTCTTCAGGTTAATCGCTGGGAAGAAATTATGGCTAAACGTACTTCATTTGCAAAAGCGTTAAACTTAAGCGAACCGTTCACTCACCGTTTACTAGACCTGATTCACAGCGAGTCGATCCGTCGTCAAACAGAAATTATGAACACCAAACCGGTTGAGCACGCTTAA
- the aroA gene encoding 3-phosphoshikimate 1-carboxyvinyltransferase, with amino-acid sequence MNSILVKTTTHNINGEITLPGSKSESNRALIMQALCKHPFEIRNLSIADDTVTLQQLLTTDIKNHLTEINVGPAGTAMRFLTAFLSVTPGEWLLTGTHRMLERPIKLLVDALKELGADIEYAGKEGYPPLKIRGKDLTLTNNISINGSVSSQYISALLMIAPTLPQGLILNLTGTVASRPYIEMTLAMMKELGIQHSWQEGAIVIPHQDYQPNNLFIEPDWSGSSYWYSLAALSDHAEIKLTGLKGFSLQGDSVIAKIMEDFGVKTTFETDGIRLTKVSDEITTNFIDFEHCPDIAQTLAVICAGQGHNCTFTGLESLKIKETDRVAALQNELGKFGVTITQDGLNYHLDCSKSSIEPLQASDILTQNSAVFINTYHDHRMAMAFAPLALKVDALEVEDPQVTGKSYPHFWGDLESVGFEFDKAITSN; translated from the coding sequence ATGAATAGTATTTTAGTAAAAACTACAACTCATAACATAAACGGAGAGATTACACTGCCTGGTTCTAAGAGTGAAAGCAACCGCGCACTTATTATGCAGGCACTTTGTAAGCATCCTTTCGAAATTAGGAATCTTTCCATTGCCGACGATACTGTAACACTTCAACAGCTTCTAACAACAGACATAAAAAATCATTTGACTGAGATAAATGTTGGCCCAGCTGGAACTGCAATGCGTTTCTTAACAGCATTCCTATCCGTTACGCCCGGAGAATGGCTTTTAACCGGAACACACCGCATGCTGGAAAGGCCAATTAAATTGCTGGTTGATGCGTTGAAAGAACTAGGCGCCGACATTGAATATGCAGGAAAAGAGGGTTATCCTCCATTGAAAATCAGAGGAAAAGACTTAACCTTAACCAATAATATTTCGATAAACGGAAGTGTAAGTAGTCAGTATATTTCAGCATTGTTAATGATTGCCCCTACCCTGCCTCAAGGTTTGATTTTAAACCTAACAGGCACGGTAGCTTCTCGACCCTATATTGAAATGACACTGGCCATGATGAAAGAGTTGGGTATTCAGCATAGTTGGCAGGAAGGCGCAATAGTGATTCCGCATCAGGATTATCAACCAAATAACTTATTTATTGAACCTGACTGGAGCGGTTCTTCTTACTGGTATTCATTAGCCGCCCTCTCTGACCATGCAGAAATCAAGCTAACCGGTTTAAAAGGATTTAGTTTGCAGGGTGATAGTGTGATTGCAAAAATAATGGAAGATTTTGGGGTAAAAACAACATTTGAAACAGATGGTATTCGGTTAACCAAAGTTTCGGATGAAATTACAACCAACTTTATTGATTTTGAACACTGCCCGGATATTGCACAAACCCTTGCGGTAATCTGTGCAGGTCAAGGTCACAACTGCACGTTTACAGGTCTGGAAAGTTTAAAAATTAAAGAAACTGATCGCGTAGCTGCTCTCCAAAACGAGCTGGGTAAGTTTGGTGTAACGATCACTCAAGATGGGTTAAACTATCATCTTGATTGTTCGAAAAGTTCGATAGAACCTCTTCAAGCTTCCGATATTTTAACACAGAATTCGGCTGTTTTTATCAATACCTATCACGACCATCGTATGGCAATGGCTTTTGCACCATTGGCTTTAAAGGTCGACGCTTTGGAAGTTGAGGATCCTCAAGTAACCGGAAAATCATACCCGCATTTTTGGGGGGATTTAGAAAGTGTGGGATTTGAGTTTGATAAAGCTATAACGAGCAATTAA
- the aroC gene encoding chorismate synthase produces the protein MAGNTFGEAFRITTFGESHGTAIGVIIDGCPAGLELDLNFVQSELDRRKPGQSKITTQRKESDTAQILSGIFEGKSTGTPITFLIPNEDQRSKDYDHNVGPFRPSHADYTYQTKYGIRDHRGGGRSSARETAARVAAGAIAKLLLKQVAGIEISAYVSAVGAMKVEKPYSELNLAEAENNILRCADPEKAQEMIAYIDSVRKAGDTVGGVVTCIAQQVPVGLGEPVFDKLHADLGKAMLSINAVHGFEYGSGFEGATMLGSSHNDLFETDFSTRTNNSGGIQGGISNGQDIYFRVAFKPVATIMQGQETVDKDGNKVELHGKGRHDPCVVPRAVPIVEAMTALVLADHYLRNKNAKI, from the coding sequence ATGGCAGGCAATACATTCGGAGAAGCATTCAGAATAACAACATTTGGCGAATCACACGGAACTGCAATAGGTGTAATCATTGATGGCTGTCCGGCAGGCCTGGAATTAGATCTAAACTTTGTTCAATCAGAGTTGGATCGTCGAAAACCAGGACAGTCGAAAATCACCACTCAACGAAAGGAGTCTGACACAGCGCAAATTCTTTCAGGAATATTTGAAGGTAAATCAACTGGAACCCCTATTACTTTTTTAATTCCCAACGAAGATCAGCGTTCAAAAGACTATGATCATAACGTAGGTCCATTCCGTCCTTCTCATGCTGATTATACGTACCAAACTAAATACGGCATAAGAGATCATCGAGGAGGCGGACGCTCTTCAGCCCGTGAAACTGCTGCCCGTGTTGCAGCCGGGGCTATTGCTAAGTTACTCTTAAAGCAAGTTGCAGGCATTGAAATAAGTGCTTATGTAAGCGCAGTGGGAGCAATGAAAGTTGAAAAACCTTACAGTGAGCTTAATCTGGCAGAGGCGGAAAACAATATTCTGCGCTGTGCGGATCCAGAAAAAGCGCAAGAAATGATTGCTTACATTGATAGTGTACGCAAAGCAGGTGATACTGTTGGCGGTGTGGTAACCTGCATCGCTCAACAAGTGCCCGTAGGTTTAGGAGAACCAGTATTCGATAAACTACATGCCGATTTGGGAAAGGCTATGTTAAGTATCAACGCTGTACATGGTTTTGAATACGGCTCGGGCTTTGAAGGAGCAACCATGCTAGGTTCGTCGCATAATGATTTGTTCGAAACGGATTTTTCAACCAGAACCAATAACTCAGGCGGTATCCAGGGAGGGATCTCCAATGGCCAGGATATTTATTTCCGGGTAGCATTTAAACCAGTGGCAACTATTATGCAAGGTCAAGAAACAGTAGACAAAGACGGTAATAAGGTAGAATTGCATGGCAAAGGTCGCCATGATCCCTGTGTTGTTCCCAGAGCAGTTCCTATTGTTGAGGCAATGACTGCTTTAGTATTAGCAGATCATTATTTGCGAAATA